A genomic stretch from Falco biarmicus isolate bFalBia1 chromosome 17, bFalBia1.pri, whole genome shotgun sequence includes:
- the SLC4A1 gene encoding band 3 anion transport protein isoform X7 has translation MRRSLEPEGYEDIGIKGYRLSLGEMSAPSVTDVDVEAAGSRTLLSQQDTHEVYVELHELVMDSTKELCWMEASHWLQLEEDFKEAGHWGQPHLSFLTYHSLLEVRRALAKGAVLVDVAAKSLAAIAHVLIDQMIYEGQIKPQDQEAILRMLLLKHKHPDEVESVGTLLRAQLQRSGMGQAETEQPLLQQPLEMRRLPGAKQSPSGATKPQLPEKVPKDAEATLVLVGCAAFLEQPTLAFVRLKDAVMLDAVLDVPLPVRFLFVVLGPDSPHISYHEIGRAVATMMSERVFRRDAYLAEGRQDLLQGVEDFLEASIVLPPTETPNEQLLRSLVPLQQDLLRRRYQPPKKALHKDVPKGPCKAGTTPAPPGSPFTMVGGDPTLHTGSPHGHLLVSPGAEAPPAEDDDPLRRTGKPFGGLVRDICRRYPKYLSDIKDAFSPQCLAAIIFIYFAALSPAITFGGLLSEKTKGMMGVSELLISTCVQCVLFSFFSAQPLLVVGFSGPLLVFEEAFYSFCSNNGIEYIVGRVWIGFWMILLVLVVVACEGSFLVRYLSRYTQEIFSFLISLIFIYETFSKLVTIFQNHPLQRHYNVQATVQPHVPEPNTALLSLVLMAGTFFLAFFLRKFKNSSFLPGKIRRLIGDFGVPISIFVMALVDFFIKDTYTQKLKVPKGLEVTNASARSWFIHPLGNNSPFPIWMMFATMVPALLVFILIFLETQITTLIVSKPERKLVKGSGFHLDLLLIVVMGGLAALFGMPWLSATTVRTITHANALTVMSKTSAASEKAQILEVKEQRVSGFFVAVLIGVSILMEPILKYIPLAVLFGIFLYMGVTSLFGIQLFDRILLLLMPPKYHPKEPYVTRVKTLRMHLFTVTQIIVLVLLWVVKSTPASLALPFVLILTVPLRRLLLPKIFHEVELKCLDADDAVVTFEEEEGTDVYDEVQMPS, from the exons CTCCATCAGTGACTGATGTGGATGTGGAGGCGGCAGGGAGCAGGACGCTCTTGTCCCAGCAGGACACCCATGAG GTCTATGTGGAGCTGCATGAGCTGGTCATGGACAGCACGAAGGAGCTGTGCTGGATGGAGGCCAGCCACTGGCTCCAGCTGGAGGAGGACTTCAAGGAAGCTGGGCACTGGGGCCAGCCCCATCTCTCCTTCCTGACCTACCACAGCCTCCTGGAGGTCCGACGGGCTTTGGCCAAAG GTGCTGTCCTTGTTGATGTGGCAGCCAAGTCGCTGGCGGCCATTGCCCATGTCCTCATCGACCAGATGATCTACGAGGGGCAGATCAAGCCGCAGGACCAGGAGGCCATcctgaggatgctgctgctgaagcacaa ACACCCCGACGAGGTGGAGTCAGTCGGGACCCTGCTGCGGGCACAGCTGCAGCGCTCGGGCATGGGCCAGGCAGAGACTGAGCAGccgctgctgcagcagcccctggaaATGCGCAGGCTGCCCGGGGCCAAGCAG AGCCCGAGTGGGGCCACGAAACCGCAGCTCCCCGAGAAGGTCCCCAAGGATGCTGAGGCCACGCTGGTCCTTGTGG GCTGCGCAGCCTTCCTGGAGCAGCCAACGCTGGCCTTTGTGCGCCTGAAGGACGCAGTGATGCTGGATGCCGTCCTCGATGTGCCCCTACCCGTGCGCTTCCTCTTCGTCGTCCTGGGCCCCGACAGCCCCCACATCAGCTACCACGAGATTGGCCGTGCTGTCGCCACCATGATGTCCGAGAGG GTCTTTCGCCGGGACGCCTACCTGGCTGAGGGCCGCCAGGACCTGCTGCAGGGGGTGGAGGACTTCCTGGAGGCCAGCATCGTCCTGCCACCCACCGAGACCCCCAACGAGCAGCTGCTGCGCAGCCTGGTGCCGCTGCAGCAGGACCTGCTCCGCCGCCGCTACCAGCCCCCCAAGAAGGCGCTGCACAAGGACGTTCCAAAAGGCCCATGTAAGGCAGGGACCACCCCGGCCCCCCCAGGATCCCCCTTCACCATGGTTGGCGGGGACCCCACCTTGCACACAGGGTCCCCCCATGGCCACCTGCTTGTGTCCCCAGGGGCGGAGGCACCACCAGCAGAGGACGACGACCCCCTGCGCAGGACGGGGAAACCTTTTGGGGGGCTGGTGCGGGACATCTGCCGCCGGTACCCCAAGTATCTCAGCGACATCAAAGATGCCTTCAGCCCCCAGTGCCTGGCTGCCATCATCTTCATCTACTTCGCCGCACTGTCACCTGCTATCACCTTTGGAGGCTTACTGA GTGAGAAGACCAAAGGCATGATGGGGGTGTCGGAGCTGCTCATCTCCACCTGCGTGCAGTGCGTCCTCTTCAGCTTCTTCAGCGCTCAGCCCCTGCTTGTCGTTGGCTTTTCAGGGCCCCTCCTCGTCTTTGAGGAAGCCTTCTACTCG TTCTGCAGCAACAATGGCATAGAGTACATCGTGGGCCGGGTCTGGATCGGCTTCTGGATgatcctgctggtgctggtggtggtggcctGCGAGGGCAGCTTCCTGGTGCGCTACCTGTCCCGCTACACCCAGGAGATCTTCTCCTTCCTCATCTCCCTCATCTTCATCTACGAGACCTTCTCCAAGCTTGTCACG atCTTCCAGAATCATCCGCTACAGCGGCATTACAATGTGCAGGCCACGGTCCAGCCCCACGTGCCAGAGCCCAACACGGCACTGCTGTCCCTCGTCCTCATGGCTGGCACCTTCTTCCTGGCCTTCTTCCTCCGCAAGTTCAAGAACAGCTCCTTCCTGCCTGGCAAA ATCCGGCGTTTGATCGGGGACTTCGGGGTGCCCATTTCCATCTTTGTCATGGCGCTAGTCGACTTCTTCATCAAGGACACGTACACGCAG AAACTGAAGGTCCCCAAAGGGCTGGAGGTCACCAACGCGTCTGCCCGGAGCTGGTTTATCCACCCCTTGGGGAATaacagccccttccccatctGGATGATGTTTGCCACCATGGTGCCTGCCCTCCTGGTCTTCATCCTCATCTTCCTCGAGACACAGATTACCAC CCTCATTGTCAGCAAGCCTGAGAggaagctggtgaagggctCTGGCTTCCACCTGGACCTGCTGCTGATTGTGGTCATGGGGGGGCTGGCCGCCCTCTTCGGCATGCCCTGGCTCAGTGCCACCACCGTCCGCACCATCACCCATGCCAATGCCCTCACCGTCATGAGCAAGACCTCCGCTGCCAGTGAGAAGGCCCAGATCCTGGAGGTCAAGGAACAGCGTGTCAGCGGCTTCTTCGTGGCTGTGCTCATCG GCGTCTCCATCCTCATGGAGCCCATCCTGAAGTACATCCCGCTGGCCGTGCTCTTTGGCATCTTCCTCTACATGGGTGTCACCTCCCTCTTTGGCATCCAGCTCTTTGACCGCATCCTGCTCTTGCTGATGCCACCCAAGTACCACCCTAAGGAGCCCTACGTCACCCGG GTGAAGACTTTGCGGATGCACCTCTTCACCGTCACCCAAATCATCGTCcttgtgctgctgtgggtggtGAAGTCCACCCCGGCCTCGCTGGCGCTACCCTTCGTCCTCATCCTCACTGTGCCCCTGCGGCGCCTTCTGCTGCCCAAGATCTTCCACGAAGTCGAGCTCAAATGT CTGGATGCGGACGATGCCGTGGTGACCTTCGAAGAGGAGGAGGGCACAGATGTGTACGACGAGGTGCAGATGCCCAGCTAA
- the SLC4A1 gene encoding band 3 anion transport protein isoform X4, protein MRRSLEPEGYEDIGIKGYRLSLGEMSGEYTASPLHVWRARAEELTPLCQYLPGRRGYYDVDGRRRAAGAPPGQASHRGGGQPPSVTDVDVEAAGSRTLLSQQDTHEVYVELHELVMDSTKELCWMEASHWLQLEEDFKEAGHWGQPHLSFLTYHSLLEVRRALAKGAVLVDVAAKSLAAIAHVLIDQMIYEGQIKPQDQEAILRMLLLKHKHPDEVESVGTLLRAQLQRSGMGQAETEQPLLQQPLEMRRLPGAKQSPSGATKPQLPEKVPKDAEATLVLVGCAAFLEQPTLAFVRLKDAVMLDAVLDVPLPVRFLFVVLGPDSPHISYHEIGRAVATMMSERVFRRDAYLAEGRQDLLQGVEDFLEASIVLPPTETPNEQLLRSLVPLQQDLLRRRYQPPKKALHKDVPKGPCKAGTTPAPPGSPFTMVGGDPTLHTGSPHGHLLVSPGAEAPPAEDDDPLRRTGKPFGGLVRDICRRYPKYLSDIKDAFSPQCLAAIIFIYFAALSPAITFGGLLSEKTKGMMGVSELLISTCVQCVLFSFFSAQPLLVVGFSGPLLVFEEAFYSFCSNNGIEYIVGRVWIGFWMILLVLVVVACEGSFLVRYLSRYTQEIFSFLISLIFIYETFSKLVTIFQNHPLQRHYNVQATVQPHVPEPNTALLSLVLMAGTFFLAFFLRKFKNSSFLPGKIRRLIGDFGVPISIFVMALVDFFIKDTYTQKLKVPKGLEVTNASARSWFIHPLGNNSPFPIWMMFATMVPALLVFILIFLETQITTLIVSKPERKLVKGSGFHLDLLLIVVMGGLAALFGMPWLSATTVRTITHANALTVMSKTSAASEKAQILEVKEQRVSGFFVAVLIGVSILMEPILKYIPLAVLFGIFLYMGVTSLFGIQLFDRILLLLMPPKYHPKEPYVTRVKTLRMHLFTVTQIIVLVLLWVVKSTPASLALPFVLILTVPLRRLLLPKIFHEVELKCLDADDAVVTFEEEEGTDVYDEVQMPS, encoded by the exons CACCGCGTCCCCCTTGCACGTGTGGAGGGCCCGAGCCGAGGAGCTGACGCCCCTGTG CCAGTACTTGCCTGGCCGCCGGGGATACTATGACGTGGATGGGAGGAGGCGTGCGGCCGGGGCCCCCCCAGGACAGGCGAGCCACCGTGGCGGAGGGCAGC CTCCATCAGTGACTGATGTGGATGTGGAGGCGGCAGGGAGCAGGACGCTCTTGTCCCAGCAGGACACCCATGAG GTCTATGTGGAGCTGCATGAGCTGGTCATGGACAGCACGAAGGAGCTGTGCTGGATGGAGGCCAGCCACTGGCTCCAGCTGGAGGAGGACTTCAAGGAAGCTGGGCACTGGGGCCAGCCCCATCTCTCCTTCCTGACCTACCACAGCCTCCTGGAGGTCCGACGGGCTTTGGCCAAAG GTGCTGTCCTTGTTGATGTGGCAGCCAAGTCGCTGGCGGCCATTGCCCATGTCCTCATCGACCAGATGATCTACGAGGGGCAGATCAAGCCGCAGGACCAGGAGGCCATcctgaggatgctgctgctgaagcacaa ACACCCCGACGAGGTGGAGTCAGTCGGGACCCTGCTGCGGGCACAGCTGCAGCGCTCGGGCATGGGCCAGGCAGAGACTGAGCAGccgctgctgcagcagcccctggaaATGCGCAGGCTGCCCGGGGCCAAGCAG AGCCCGAGTGGGGCCACGAAACCGCAGCTCCCCGAGAAGGTCCCCAAGGATGCTGAGGCCACGCTGGTCCTTGTGG GCTGCGCAGCCTTCCTGGAGCAGCCAACGCTGGCCTTTGTGCGCCTGAAGGACGCAGTGATGCTGGATGCCGTCCTCGATGTGCCCCTACCCGTGCGCTTCCTCTTCGTCGTCCTGGGCCCCGACAGCCCCCACATCAGCTACCACGAGATTGGCCGTGCTGTCGCCACCATGATGTCCGAGAGG GTCTTTCGCCGGGACGCCTACCTGGCTGAGGGCCGCCAGGACCTGCTGCAGGGGGTGGAGGACTTCCTGGAGGCCAGCATCGTCCTGCCACCCACCGAGACCCCCAACGAGCAGCTGCTGCGCAGCCTGGTGCCGCTGCAGCAGGACCTGCTCCGCCGCCGCTACCAGCCCCCCAAGAAGGCGCTGCACAAGGACGTTCCAAAAGGCCCATGTAAGGCAGGGACCACCCCGGCCCCCCCAGGATCCCCCTTCACCATGGTTGGCGGGGACCCCACCTTGCACACAGGGTCCCCCCATGGCCACCTGCTTGTGTCCCCAGGGGCGGAGGCACCACCAGCAGAGGACGACGACCCCCTGCGCAGGACGGGGAAACCTTTTGGGGGGCTGGTGCGGGACATCTGCCGCCGGTACCCCAAGTATCTCAGCGACATCAAAGATGCCTTCAGCCCCCAGTGCCTGGCTGCCATCATCTTCATCTACTTCGCCGCACTGTCACCTGCTATCACCTTTGGAGGCTTACTGA GTGAGAAGACCAAAGGCATGATGGGGGTGTCGGAGCTGCTCATCTCCACCTGCGTGCAGTGCGTCCTCTTCAGCTTCTTCAGCGCTCAGCCCCTGCTTGTCGTTGGCTTTTCAGGGCCCCTCCTCGTCTTTGAGGAAGCCTTCTACTCG TTCTGCAGCAACAATGGCATAGAGTACATCGTGGGCCGGGTCTGGATCGGCTTCTGGATgatcctgctggtgctggtggtggtggcctGCGAGGGCAGCTTCCTGGTGCGCTACCTGTCCCGCTACACCCAGGAGATCTTCTCCTTCCTCATCTCCCTCATCTTCATCTACGAGACCTTCTCCAAGCTTGTCACG atCTTCCAGAATCATCCGCTACAGCGGCATTACAATGTGCAGGCCACGGTCCAGCCCCACGTGCCAGAGCCCAACACGGCACTGCTGTCCCTCGTCCTCATGGCTGGCACCTTCTTCCTGGCCTTCTTCCTCCGCAAGTTCAAGAACAGCTCCTTCCTGCCTGGCAAA ATCCGGCGTTTGATCGGGGACTTCGGGGTGCCCATTTCCATCTTTGTCATGGCGCTAGTCGACTTCTTCATCAAGGACACGTACACGCAG AAACTGAAGGTCCCCAAAGGGCTGGAGGTCACCAACGCGTCTGCCCGGAGCTGGTTTATCCACCCCTTGGGGAATaacagccccttccccatctGGATGATGTTTGCCACCATGGTGCCTGCCCTCCTGGTCTTCATCCTCATCTTCCTCGAGACACAGATTACCAC CCTCATTGTCAGCAAGCCTGAGAggaagctggtgaagggctCTGGCTTCCACCTGGACCTGCTGCTGATTGTGGTCATGGGGGGGCTGGCCGCCCTCTTCGGCATGCCCTGGCTCAGTGCCACCACCGTCCGCACCATCACCCATGCCAATGCCCTCACCGTCATGAGCAAGACCTCCGCTGCCAGTGAGAAGGCCCAGATCCTGGAGGTCAAGGAACAGCGTGTCAGCGGCTTCTTCGTGGCTGTGCTCATCG GCGTCTCCATCCTCATGGAGCCCATCCTGAAGTACATCCCGCTGGCCGTGCTCTTTGGCATCTTCCTCTACATGGGTGTCACCTCCCTCTTTGGCATCCAGCTCTTTGACCGCATCCTGCTCTTGCTGATGCCACCCAAGTACCACCCTAAGGAGCCCTACGTCACCCGG GTGAAGACTTTGCGGATGCACCTCTTCACCGTCACCCAAATCATCGTCcttgtgctgctgtgggtggtGAAGTCCACCCCGGCCTCGCTGGCGCTACCCTTCGTCCTCATCCTCACTGTGCCCCTGCGGCGCCTTCTGCTGCCCAAGATCTTCCACGAAGTCGAGCTCAAATGT CTGGATGCGGACGATGCCGTGGTGACCTTCGAAGAGGAGGAGGGCACAGATGTGTACGACGAGGTGCAGATGCCCAGCTAA
- the SLC4A1 gene encoding band 3 anion transport protein isoform X3, protein MRRSLEPEGYEDIGIKGYRLSLGEMSGASTSTASPLHVWRARAEELTPLCQYLPGRRGYYDVDGRRRAAGAPPGQASHRGGGQPPSVTDVDVEAAGSRTLLSQQDTHEVYVELHELVMDSTKELCWMEASHWLQLEEDFKEAGHWGQPHLSFLTYHSLLEVRRALAKGAVLVDVAAKSLAAIAHVLIDQMIYEGQIKPQDQEAILRMLLLKHKHPDEVESVGTLLRAQLQRSGMGQAETEQPLLQQPLEMRRLPGAKQSPSGATKPQLPEKVPKDAEATLVLVGCAAFLEQPTLAFVRLKDAVMLDAVLDVPLPVRFLFVVLGPDSPHISYHEIGRAVATMMSERVFRRDAYLAEGRQDLLQGVEDFLEASIVLPPTETPNEQLLRSLVPLQQDLLRRRYQPPKKALHKDVPKGPCKAGTTPAPPGSPFTMVGGDPTLHTGSPHGHLLVSPGAEAPPAEDDDPLRRTGKPFGGLVRDICRRYPKYLSDIKDAFSPQCLAAIIFIYFAALSPAITFGGLLSEKTKGMMGVSELLISTCVQCVLFSFFSAQPLLVVGFSGPLLVFEEAFYSFCSNNGIEYIVGRVWIGFWMILLVLVVVACEGSFLVRYLSRYTQEIFSFLISLIFIYETFSKLVTIFQNHPLQRHYNVQATVQPHVPEPNTALLSLVLMAGTFFLAFFLRKFKNSSFLPGKIRRLIGDFGVPISIFVMALVDFFIKDTYTQKLKVPKGLEVTNASARSWFIHPLGNNSPFPIWMMFATMVPALLVFILIFLETQITTLIVSKPERKLVKGSGFHLDLLLIVVMGGLAALFGMPWLSATTVRTITHANALTVMSKTSAASEKAQILEVKEQRVSGFFVAVLIGVSILMEPILKYIPLAVLFGIFLYMGVTSLFGIQLFDRILLLLMPPKYHPKEPYVTRVKTLRMHLFTVTQIIVLVLLWVVKSTPASLALPFVLILTVPLRRLLLPKIFHEVELKCLDADDAVVTFEEEEGTDVYDEVQMPS, encoded by the exons GGGCCAGCACCAGCACCGCGTCCCCCTTGCACGTGTGGAGGGCCCGAGCCGAGGAGCTGACGCCCCTGTG CCAGTACTTGCCTGGCCGCCGGGGATACTATGACGTGGATGGGAGGAGGCGTGCGGCCGGGGCCCCCCCAGGACAGGCGAGCCACCGTGGCGGAGGGCAGC CTCCATCAGTGACTGATGTGGATGTGGAGGCGGCAGGGAGCAGGACGCTCTTGTCCCAGCAGGACACCCATGAG GTCTATGTGGAGCTGCATGAGCTGGTCATGGACAGCACGAAGGAGCTGTGCTGGATGGAGGCCAGCCACTGGCTCCAGCTGGAGGAGGACTTCAAGGAAGCTGGGCACTGGGGCCAGCCCCATCTCTCCTTCCTGACCTACCACAGCCTCCTGGAGGTCCGACGGGCTTTGGCCAAAG GTGCTGTCCTTGTTGATGTGGCAGCCAAGTCGCTGGCGGCCATTGCCCATGTCCTCATCGACCAGATGATCTACGAGGGGCAGATCAAGCCGCAGGACCAGGAGGCCATcctgaggatgctgctgctgaagcacaa ACACCCCGACGAGGTGGAGTCAGTCGGGACCCTGCTGCGGGCACAGCTGCAGCGCTCGGGCATGGGCCAGGCAGAGACTGAGCAGccgctgctgcagcagcccctggaaATGCGCAGGCTGCCCGGGGCCAAGCAG AGCCCGAGTGGGGCCACGAAACCGCAGCTCCCCGAGAAGGTCCCCAAGGATGCTGAGGCCACGCTGGTCCTTGTGG GCTGCGCAGCCTTCCTGGAGCAGCCAACGCTGGCCTTTGTGCGCCTGAAGGACGCAGTGATGCTGGATGCCGTCCTCGATGTGCCCCTACCCGTGCGCTTCCTCTTCGTCGTCCTGGGCCCCGACAGCCCCCACATCAGCTACCACGAGATTGGCCGTGCTGTCGCCACCATGATGTCCGAGAGG GTCTTTCGCCGGGACGCCTACCTGGCTGAGGGCCGCCAGGACCTGCTGCAGGGGGTGGAGGACTTCCTGGAGGCCAGCATCGTCCTGCCACCCACCGAGACCCCCAACGAGCAGCTGCTGCGCAGCCTGGTGCCGCTGCAGCAGGACCTGCTCCGCCGCCGCTACCAGCCCCCCAAGAAGGCGCTGCACAAGGACGTTCCAAAAGGCCCATGTAAGGCAGGGACCACCCCGGCCCCCCCAGGATCCCCCTTCACCATGGTTGGCGGGGACCCCACCTTGCACACAGGGTCCCCCCATGGCCACCTGCTTGTGTCCCCAGGGGCGGAGGCACCACCAGCAGAGGACGACGACCCCCTGCGCAGGACGGGGAAACCTTTTGGGGGGCTGGTGCGGGACATCTGCCGCCGGTACCCCAAGTATCTCAGCGACATCAAAGATGCCTTCAGCCCCCAGTGCCTGGCTGCCATCATCTTCATCTACTTCGCCGCACTGTCACCTGCTATCACCTTTGGAGGCTTACTGA GTGAGAAGACCAAAGGCATGATGGGGGTGTCGGAGCTGCTCATCTCCACCTGCGTGCAGTGCGTCCTCTTCAGCTTCTTCAGCGCTCAGCCCCTGCTTGTCGTTGGCTTTTCAGGGCCCCTCCTCGTCTTTGAGGAAGCCTTCTACTCG TTCTGCAGCAACAATGGCATAGAGTACATCGTGGGCCGGGTCTGGATCGGCTTCTGGATgatcctgctggtgctggtggtggtggcctGCGAGGGCAGCTTCCTGGTGCGCTACCTGTCCCGCTACACCCAGGAGATCTTCTCCTTCCTCATCTCCCTCATCTTCATCTACGAGACCTTCTCCAAGCTTGTCACG atCTTCCAGAATCATCCGCTACAGCGGCATTACAATGTGCAGGCCACGGTCCAGCCCCACGTGCCAGAGCCCAACACGGCACTGCTGTCCCTCGTCCTCATGGCTGGCACCTTCTTCCTGGCCTTCTTCCTCCGCAAGTTCAAGAACAGCTCCTTCCTGCCTGGCAAA ATCCGGCGTTTGATCGGGGACTTCGGGGTGCCCATTTCCATCTTTGTCATGGCGCTAGTCGACTTCTTCATCAAGGACACGTACACGCAG AAACTGAAGGTCCCCAAAGGGCTGGAGGTCACCAACGCGTCTGCCCGGAGCTGGTTTATCCACCCCTTGGGGAATaacagccccttccccatctGGATGATGTTTGCCACCATGGTGCCTGCCCTCCTGGTCTTCATCCTCATCTTCCTCGAGACACAGATTACCAC CCTCATTGTCAGCAAGCCTGAGAggaagctggtgaagggctCTGGCTTCCACCTGGACCTGCTGCTGATTGTGGTCATGGGGGGGCTGGCCGCCCTCTTCGGCATGCCCTGGCTCAGTGCCACCACCGTCCGCACCATCACCCATGCCAATGCCCTCACCGTCATGAGCAAGACCTCCGCTGCCAGTGAGAAGGCCCAGATCCTGGAGGTCAAGGAACAGCGTGTCAGCGGCTTCTTCGTGGCTGTGCTCATCG GCGTCTCCATCCTCATGGAGCCCATCCTGAAGTACATCCCGCTGGCCGTGCTCTTTGGCATCTTCCTCTACATGGGTGTCACCTCCCTCTTTGGCATCCAGCTCTTTGACCGCATCCTGCTCTTGCTGATGCCACCCAAGTACCACCCTAAGGAGCCCTACGTCACCCGG GTGAAGACTTTGCGGATGCACCTCTTCACCGTCACCCAAATCATCGTCcttgtgctgctgtgggtggtGAAGTCCACCCCGGCCTCGCTGGCGCTACCCTTCGTCCTCATCCTCACTGTGCCCCTGCGGCGCCTTCTGCTGCCCAAGATCTTCCACGAAGTCGAGCTCAAATGT CTGGATGCGGACGATGCCGTGGTGACCTTCGAAGAGGAGGAGGGCACAGATGTGTACGACGAGGTGCAGATGCCCAGCTAA